The following proteins come from a genomic window of Larimichthys crocea isolate SSNF chromosome III, L_crocea_2.0, whole genome shotgun sequence:
- the LOC104930139 gene encoding betaine--homocysteine S-methyltransferase 1, with protein MAPGKKGVLERLDAGEVVIGDGGFVFALEKRGYVKAGPWTPEAAAEHPEAVRQLHREFLRAGANVMQTFTFYASDDKLENRGNKLSFTGAQINEAACDLAREVANEGDALVAGGVSQTPSYLSCKSETDVKAIFKKQLDVFIKKDVDFLIAEYFEHVEEAVWAVEVLKETGKPVAASLCIGPEGDMHGVSPGECAVRLVKAGAQIVGINCHFDPMTCVKAVKMMKEGVEKAGLKAHYMVQPLAYHTPDCSCQGFIDLPEFPFGLEPRILTRWDMHKYAREAYNCGIRFIGGCCGFEPYHIRAVAEELAPERGSVPAASEKHGNWGAGLEMHTKPWVRARARRDYWETLKPASGRPLCPSLSVPDGWGVTKGHTDLLQQKEATSQDQLKQLFDRSKTH; from the exons ATGGCACCAGGAAAGAAG GGAGTCTTGGAGCGTCTTGACGCTGGGGAAGTTGTGATCGGCGATGGAGGCTTTGTGTTTGCCCTGGAGAAGAGAGGCTACGTGAAGGCCGGTCCCTGGACACCAGAAGCAGCCGCTGAGCACCCTGAAGCAG TGCGACAGCTGCACAGGGAGTTCCTGAGGGCTGGGGCCAATGTTATGCAGACCTTCACCTTCTACGCCAGTGATGACAAACTTGAGAACAGAGGCAACAAGCTCAGCTTCACT GGAGCTCAGATCAATGAGGCCGCCTGCGATTTGGCCCGTGAGGTTGCAAATGAGGGTGACGCTCTGGTTGCAGGGGGAGTATCTCAGACTCCATCCTACCTGAGCTGTAAAAgtgagacagatgtgaaggcCATCTTCAAGAAACAACTGGATGTGTTCATCAAGAAAGATGTGGACTTCCTGATTGCTGAG tACTTTGAGCATGTTGAAGAGGCCGTGTGGGCTGTGGAGGTGCTGAAGGAGACAGGGAAACCTGTGGCCGCTTCTCTGTGTATCGGGCCAGAGGGAGACATGCACGGTGTCTCACCTGGAGAGTGTGCAGTCAGGCTGGTCAAAGCCG GCGCCCAGATCGTTGGAATCAACTGCCACTTTGACCCAATGACCTGTGTGAAAGCTGTCAAGATGATGAAGGAGGGAGTGGAGAAAGCCGGGCTGAAGGCTCACTATATGGTGCAGCCCCTTGCATACCACACTCCTGACTGCAGCTGCCAGGGATTCATTGATCTGCCAGAATTCCCCTTTG gtCTGGAGCCAAGGATCCTGACCCGCTGGGACATGCACAAGTATGCCAGAGAGGCTTATAATTGTGGCATTCGTTTCATTGGCGGCTGCTGTGGGTTTGAGCCATACCACATCAGGGCTGTGGCAGAGGAGCTGGCCCCTGAGAGAGGCTCCGTCCCAGCTGCATCAGAGAAACACGGCAACTGGGGTGCTGGTTTGGAGATGCACACTAAGCCCTGGGTCAGAGCCAG agCCCGTCGTGACTACTGGGAGACTCTCAAGCCAGCCTCTGGTCGTCCTCTGTGTCCCTCCTTGTCTGTCCCCGATGGCTGGGGTGTTACCAAGGGCCACACTGATCTCTTGCAGCAGAAAGAGGCCACCTCTCAGGATCAACTCAAGCAGCTGTTCGATAGGTCAAAGACCCACTGA
- the LOC104930138 gene encoding betaine--homocysteine S-methyltransferase 1, with amino-acid sequence MAPVKKGILERLNAGEVVIGDGGFVFALEKRGYVKAGPWTPEAAVTHPEAVRQLHREFLRAGANVMQTFTFYASDDKLENRGQNLKLTGVQINEAACDLAREVANEGDALVAGGVCQTPSYLSCKSETEVKAIFKKQLDVFVKKNVDFMIAEYFEHVEEAEWAVQVLKTSGKPVAACLCIGPEGDMHGVSPAECGVRLVKAGAQIIGVNCHFDPMTCVEAVKKMKEGVEKAGLKVHYMVQPLAFHTPDCNCQGFIDLPEFPFGLEPRILTRWDMHKYAREAYKSGIRFIGGCCGFEPYHIRALAEELAAERGSLPAASEKHGMWGSGLEMHTKPWVRARARRDYWETIMPASGRPKCPSMSTPEGWGVTKGHADLLQHREATSSQEMKHVLEMQKKAKSSA; translated from the exons GGTATCCTTGAACGTCTGAATGCTGGGGAGGTGGTGATAGGCGATGGAGGTTTCGTGTTTGCTCTGGAGAAGAGGGGGTATGTGAAGGCTGGACCATGGACTCCTGAGGCTGCTGTCACTCATCCTGAGGCTG TGCGACAGCTGCACAGGGAGTTCCTGAGGGCAGGTGCTAATGTCATGCAGACTTTCACATTCTACGCTAGTGATGACAAACTGGAGAACAGGGGTCAGAACTTGAAACTGACT GGAGTACAAATCAACGAGGCAGCCTGTGACCTGGCACGAGAAGTAGCTAATGAAGGAGATGCACTGGTAGCTGGTGGAGTGTGTCAGACTCCTTCCTACCTGAGTTGCAAGAGTGAGACAGAGGTGAAGGCTATCTTCAAGAAACAGCTGGATGTGTTCGTAAAGAAGAATGTGGATTTCATGATTGCTGAG TATTTTGAGCAcgttgaggaggcagagtgggCCGTGCAGGTGCTGAAGACCAGTGGAAAGCCTGTGGCTGCTTGTCTGTGCATTGGACCAGAGGGAGACATGCATGGTGTCTCACCTGCAGAGTGTGGTGTCAGGCTGGTGAAGGCTG GTGCCCAGATCATTGGTGTCAACTGCCACTTTGACCCAATGACCTGCGTGGAAGCTGtaaagaagatgaaggagggaGTGGAGAAGGCCGGGCTGAAGGTTCACTACATGGTGCAGCCCCTGGCATTCCACACCCCTGACTGCAACTGCCAGGGATTCATCGACTTGCCAGAATTCCCCTTCG GCCTGGAGCCCAGGATCCTGACCCGCTGGGACATGCACAAGTATGCCAGAGAGGCCTACAAGAGTGGTATCCGATTCATTGGTGGCTGCTGCGGATTTGAGCCTTACCACATCAGGGCTTTGGCAGAAGAGCTGGCCGCTGAGAGAGGCTCCCTCCCAGCTGCATCAGAGAAACACGGAATGTGGGGTTCTGGTCTGGAGATGCACACCAAACCCTGGGTCAGAGCCAG GGCCCGTCGTGACTACTGGGAGACTATCATGCCTGCATCCGGTCGTCCCAAGTGCCCATCCATGTCTACACCAGAGGGCTGGGGTGTTACCAAGGGCCACGCTGAcctgctgcagcacagagaagcAACCAGCAGCCAGGAAATGAAGCACGTGCTGGAGATGCAGAAGAAAGCCAAGTCCTCTGCATGA